The genomic segment CGAAGAATTGTGCAAAATTCAAGTGGTCATCcattgaaaaatcaaaaggcaTTTCAATATGGTGAGTTTTCATGTGATgcatgttctcaaggaaaactcataattCGGCCATCAACAGCATATTTATATAGatcattggataatgatatatacataaaatcCCAAAAGGATTTAAGATTCCTAAGGCATTAGACTCTAAGTCTAATGAAATTTGTGCGATCAAATTATAGTGATcactttacggattaaaacaatctgggcgcatgtggtataatcgcttaaacgaatacctattgaagaaagggtatgttaataatgaaatatgcccAGGAGTCTTTATAAAGAAATCTCCATcgggatttgtgatcattgTTGTATATGTTGATAATCtaaatataattggaactcgaaaggagattgatgatgcaagaactcatatgaaagaagagtttgaaatgaaagatcttggaaagactaAATTCTGTCTTGGGCTCCAAACAAAACATTTCCAAGATggaatatttgtgcatcaatcaaattatacgAAAAATATCTTAAAGCACTTTAATATGTACAAAGCGATTCCTGTAAGTACTCCAATGGTCAATAGATCTCTGAATGTTGAAAATGATCCATTCAGACCTTGTGAGGATAGCGAGAAAATTCTTGGTCCCGAAGTACCTTATATGAGTGCTATCGGTGGACTCATGTACCTTGAAAATTGCACTAGACCTGATATTGCATTTTCTACTAATCtacttgcaagatacaactCATCCCCTATCCGCAGGCAATTGAATgggataaaacatattctcTGTTATCTTCAAGGTACGATTGACTTGGGATTATTTATCCTAGAAACTATTTGTTTGGTCTAGTTGgtttgcagatgcaggatatttatcaGATCCACATAAATCTCGATCCCAAACTGGATATGCTTTCACAATTGGAGAAACTGCAATCTTGTGGCGCTCACAGAAACAAACATTGGTCGCCACTTCCTCAAATTACGCAGAAGTCATTGCCCTTCATGAAGCATGCAAATAATGTGTATGGCTTAGATCTATGACTAAACATATACAAGAAGCAAGTGGAATAGACATGAGAATAGAACCAACAAGATTGTACGAAGATAACTCTGCATGTGTtgcccaaatcaaagaaggttatATCAAGACCGACAGAACAAAACACATTCTTTCAAGATTCTTCTCCTACACTCAAGAActtaagaagaacaaagaagtaGATGTTCAGTACATCTGCTTATGTGACAATCCATCAGATCTATTCACAAAGGCGCTTCCGACTACCACATTCAGAAAGCATATTCACAGTATCAGAATGCATCATCTACGAGGTTTATGAAGAAAGATTATACATCTCTTTTTAAGGGGGAGATTACGttactatactctttttcccttgtcatggtttttatcccaatggATTTTTccgtgacaaggtttttaatgaggtagtatGTAACTCGTCAatggtgatggataatcaaAGGGGACTATTGTGAAACACAAATGTGAGTATTTTATCACAAACACATGGCATTACACTTGTCCATGTAATGTTACATAatctttgaagtgttaacattTGTCATTAACATCTTTCTACTTTTCATTACCAAAACTAATGAGTATGTGACTCATGTTTTGTTTACTTCACTATAAATAGGAAGAAATGTTAGTGCCTAATGGTGGTGTACGTAGGAGAGTAAGAGAAACAAACATAATAAACTTCATTATTCACATTCCTCTTTTGTCTtctattcatttttgtttctcttgtctcatacactattatatagtAGTTTCATAACAGTAAGTAAGTTTTAACTTCGTACACATATATGGCTATAAATTTTAACATGTTGTTTGATatgaactaaatattttttttttgtctaactcttgtttataatttgatacatttgtttttctaaatgatgttttgtataacttttatatacaatatcatagtataatattttatattgtaaatgcTTAATCCTTTTAAATCCATCTACACTTTGATTAGGCATTTTAGGTGTTAGGCGTTCAGGCACCACTTAGTGTTTTTTATTAACACTAATGATTAGTTGCGGCATTTTTGTGTATATGTCTATATTCTTATACTAAGCCCCCAAATAAATTGTAACTGCATAATTTCAATATGTAGAAGATAACTTTTACAGTCTCGATGGTCAGTTAGACATCAACTGAATGCAGTGTTCAAAATTATGGTATATATGGACCTTAAAAGATAAACCCTAATAATTATGCGCTGCATCCAATTCGGTCACCACTTAGCGTTTTTTGAGCACTAACGATTAGTTGCTGCATTTTTGAGTATATGTCTATATTCTTATACTAACCCTCCAAATAAATTGTAACAGCAGAAATTCGTTTGATAGAAAAACTGCATAATTCCAATACATAGAAGATAACTTTTACAATCTAGATGGTCAGTCAGACATCAACTGAACGCAATGTACTAAACTACGGTATGTACGGCCGCTGTAAATACGATACATATACACATTGTATAGTGAAAAATTGTACTATATTATAGCTTACAATGATTTAATACGGTTAAATCTATAGAGTCcttatatacaacatatatacagtaaatttgCATGTACGACATTGTTTAAaggttcaaaaaaatatatatatgtcattttgaaaattattttagtgtttatttatagtatttatcatgatttttatacttatattttattattactattattattctgtaaatttatatgtatattttggaaaatattttatatatacacatttttacaaaaaaacttaaccacGCATGAACGATCATATATACCTCTATACATTATACAATATTCTACCATACGTCGTCTAACGTATATAGCGTATTTTAAGAACATTGCCTGAACATCTTACATTTAGGCTTCCAAACTACCACCTAGACcggttttttttaacatctaactTTATTGATGTAATATGTATTTTACAAACAGTCATATAACCATCTAGGTATTACATCAAAAATTTATGATAATGGAATCATTTTTGTAGCAAAATGGGAAAGTTTATCAGCCGGTCGATTAGCTTCTCAAGTAAAATGTCCCAACGATGAATATGGTAGCTGTGTCATCCAATGACGTATGTCAACCAGTAATGGGCCGAGCTTGTGATGATCATGTTGCTTGTTGATCAAGTTTGTTAGTTCCAGGTTGTCTCCTTCAAACCATACATATCTATAGCCTTGTTCCCATATCACTTGTAGTGCGTTAAGAAATCCTAGTGCCTCAGCTTGAAGAGCAGAATATGATTGTTGCAGTTTCGCACATCCAGATCGTATTACGTTTCCGTAACTGTCTCTTATTATCCATCCCGTGCCTGTATATGGTCTTCCTCGGACATATCCGctatcaaaattacattttaaccaACCTTCAGGTGGAGGATTCCATTGTTGAGTTGGTGATCTTCTTGTAGGAGGATTATGGATGTGATTCATAGCTTGGTTGCTATCTGGTTGTAGTCTTGTGTTTTCAACCCATTCCTTGATT from the Camelina sativa cultivar DH55 chromosome 12, Cs, whole genome shotgun sequence genome contains:
- the LOC109128042 gene encoding uncharacterized protein LOC109128042; protein product: MWRIWKSRNDFIFRQINRHPATEAHKGEQEIKEWVENTRLQPDSNQAMNHIHNPPTRRSPTQQWNPPPEGWLKCNFDSGYVRGRPYTGTGWIIRDSYGNVIRSGCAKLQQSYSALQAEALGFLNALQVIWEQGYRYVWFEGDNLELTNLINKQHDHHKLGPLLVDIRHWMTQLPYSSLGHFT